A region of Vitis riparia cultivar Riparia Gloire de Montpellier isolate 1030 chromosome 12, EGFV_Vit.rip_1.0, whole genome shotgun sequence DNA encodes the following proteins:
- the LOC117926380 gene encoding trans-resveratrol di-O-methyltransferase-like: MDVGSGTRASLLLQAQAHVWNHTMNFVNSMALKCAVRLGIPDAINNHGQPITLSELVTALSINPIKAPCLHRLMRVLVHSGFFAQQQADHNEQEQLYSLTYASRFLLKDEPTSGAPLLLVQVDPHLTNPCHFLSDWFRNSDPTPFVTAYGKPFWDYAAHEPKFNNFFNEAMASDSQLIASVVVGECKEVFRGLSSLIDVGGGTGTMAKVIAKAFPHLKCTVFDQPHVVANLQGGENLEFVGGDIFEAIPPADAILLKSILHNWSDGECVKILKKCKEAIHPRKDKGGKVIIIDMVMENNKGDEAVEAQLFYDILMMVVVAGKERNEREWENLFLAAGFAHYKITSTLGPRSLIEVYP, translated from the exons ATGGATGTGGGTAGTGGAACGAGAGCCAGTCTGCTGCTTCAAGCACAAGCTCATGTATGGAATCATACAATGAACTTCGTAAACTCCATGGCACTGAAATGTGCAGTTCGACTGGGCATTCCAGATGCCATCAACAACCATGGCCAACCCATTACTCTTTCTGAACTGGTCACTGCCTTGTCAATCAATCCAATAAAAGCTCCTTGCCTCCATCGTCTTATGCGCGTTCTCGTTCATTCTGGCTTCTTTGCTCAACAACAGGCCGACCACAATGAGCAAGAACAACTGTATTCACTAACTTATGCATCTCGGTTCCTGCTAAAAGATGAGCCAACCAGTGGAGCGCCGCTCTTGCTTGTTCAAGTTGATCCGCATTTAACAAACCCCTGCCATTTCTTGAGTGATTGGTTCCGAAATAGTGATCCCACCCCATTTGTTACTGCATATGGGAAGCCATTTTGGGATTATGCAGCTCATGAACCAAAGTTTAACAATTTCTTTAATGAGGCCATGGCAAGTGACTCCCAGCTGATAGCCAGTGTGGTGGTTGGAGAGTGTAAGGAGGTATTCCGAGGGTTGAGCTCCTTGATTGATGTTGGGGGCGGCACCGGAACAATGGCCAAGGTCATTGCCAAAGCATTTCCACACTTGAAGTGTACTGTGTTTGATCAACCGCATGTGGTTGCAAACTTGCAGGGTGGTGAGAACTTGGAGTTTGTTGGAGGGGATATATTTGAGGCAATTCCTCCTGCAGATGCAATCTTACTTAAG TCGATTTTACACAACTGGAGTGACGGAGAATGTGTGAAGATACTGAAGAAATGCAAAGAAGCAATACATCCAAGAAAGGACAAGGGAGGGAAGGTGATAATCATAGACATGGTAATGGAAAACAACAAGGGAGATGAGGCAGTAGAAGCACAGCTCTTTTACGACATACTTATGATGGTTGTGGTTGCAGGCAAAGAGAGAAATGAGAGAGAATGGGAGAATCTCTTCTTGGCTGCAGGCTTCGCGCACTATAAGATAACCTCGACTTTGGGTCCAAGGTCCCTCATTGAGGTTTATCCTTGA